The bacterium DNA window ATCCACTTCCAGCGATTCTATCAGGGCGTAGTCTTTTACGGTTAATTTGGTGAGCATAATGTTTTTCTTTTTGCCACAAAGACACAAAGGCACTAATATGAATAATATTTGTTATAAGATTTACGGCGTTACCGCCAGGCCCCAGGGCCCGGAACCGACGGTTATGGTCTGGCTGCTTTGCAACGTATAGGTATTCACGTTTCGGGATATTACCGAGACCGTGCCGTCGCCCGAGTTGGAAACGTAGAGTTTGGTTCCGTCCGGGCTGTAGCAAAGACCCTTGGGGCCGGTGCCTGCAGTTACCTGAGCCAGCGGGGCCGGTTCGCTGGTGGCGGTGGCGTCATAGATCTTGACAAGATTTTCCTGGTAACAGCTTACCGCCAGATGGGCGCCGTCCGGGGAAACTGCCAGCCCAAAGGGATAATTGCTGACATTGCTGATGGTGAATTCCTTGGTAAAGTCCGAGGTCCTGATCACCGTCACCACCCAGCCATTGGTGGCGAAAAGGCGGCCGCCGGAAGGCGTAAGGGCCGCTTCTTCACCGCCGTTGGCAATGTCGACATATATTCTGGCATGGTCGGACAACAGATATCTCTCCACCTGGCTGCTGTTGGCGCAAAGCACATACAGGTAAAGCCCGTCGCTGGAGAATTGTATCCCGGTGGGTGTGTTGCCGACGGCAAAACTGTCGGTTTTCTGCATGGTATTGGGATTGATGATCACCACCCGGTTGTCCCCTGAGACGCTTACCGCCAGCCTGCTGCCATCGCCAGATACCGCCAGGCTGTAGGGGGCATTGCCGACGGAGATGCTTCCCAGATCATTATTCCCGTTCTTAACTTCCAGGAAATGCAGCTGGCCGGGGTTTCCTCCGCACAGCACATAGGCCCGGTTGCCGTTGGGCGACATTTTAACTTGTTTGACGCCGGTGAGATTTGGGAGGTATCCTTCCGGTTTAAGATCATTCTGCTGAAATAAATTTATCTGGTTTGCTGAATTGCAGCAGACATACAAGCCCCTGACAGTGGTGAAGCTGGAGCTCCCGGCGGAGGCCAGGCTGTTCCCAGACAGGTCCAGGGCCCCGGTTCCGACCGTCACCTGATATTGCCGGTAGAAGGAAAGGGTGTCGGCCAGGGTGGCTGTCATCAACGTGTCGCCCTGCCAGCTGTAACCGGAAAAGGCGACTGCCGGGGTCAGCGACAGAGCGGCCTGGGCAGTAGCATGATCCATGGGCTCGGAGAAGCAGATGGTGATGGAGGTATTCACCGTGACATTGGCCTCGCCGGCCGCCGGAGAAACGGAGACCACCATGGGTTTGACCGTGTCAAGCTCCGTTCTAAAGGACCAGGAATACTGGGATTGCAGGCGGTTCCAGCACAGGTCCCGCAGGCTGGTGTCTATGGTCACTGTATAGAGTGTATTGTATTTAAGGATGGAACTGGGCGCAAACTGCAGGATCGAGTCATTCAACCCCAATACCGCGTTGCCGGTGACCTTGGTTCCGGCGGAGTCGGTCAAGCTGATGGAATTGGTTGACCAATCGGACAGGGCCTCCGAGGCATAGGCCCTGACCTCGGTGCTGATGGATATGTTCGTCGCTACGGAAAGCGGCTGGTGGGCCGTAACCACGGGAGCCGTAATATCGACCAAAGCAGAGGTCCGGTACCATTTGCTGAAAGCCGGCGAAAGCCCGTTATCGGCCAGGTCCAGGGCATTTCCGGTGATGGATACTTTTACAGTTTCATTGGCGGCAAAGGCCGTGTCAGGGACAAAAATGACCGTATAGCCCAGCCAGTAAAATTTCCCCGGCACTCCGTCGGCCGAAAAAGCGCTTTGCACCGACGACTGGTTCATGGCTTCGCTGAAGGTAATGGTGATCACACGATTGCGGAGAAAGGCGCCTGAGGTATCGCCTGCAGGATAACTGCTGGTTACAACCGGCGGAGTCAGGTCTCCTTCCGGCGGAGGGGCCACCGGGGTGGCCTTCTTGCCGCAGCCGCTGAGGGCTACCGCGAGCACCAGTGCGGCCAAGGTGTAAAAGTGTTTTTTCATTTTTAAATTCCTTTTTATTGCGTGCTACGATTTTTAAATTCGTGCTACGGGAACCGTTGATTACATCAAACCTCACCGCTTCGCTTGCAATTATGATTGCCATTCTCGGCGCAGGCTCTCACTCCCTCCCCTCGAGGGGAGGGATGCCGTCTTGTCCGCCGCAGCTTCAGCGTAGGAGGAAAGGCAGGGAGAGGTCTCCGGTCATTTCCCGTCCTCGCCCCGGGCTCCCCACTTGAGTTTGGTGCGAAGGATGTTGTAGAACGAGGACTTCTGGGTCTTTACTAATTTGGCCTTGATCTCCGCCTTCTCAAATACTATCTGCTGGCCGGCCTTAAAGGAAAGCCTCTGCTGGCCGTCCACCACCATGATGGCCTCCTCCCGCTTGCCGTGGACCGTCACTTCCACCGTCTTGTCCATGGGCACGATCATCGGCCGGATGGAAAGGGTGTGGGGGCAGATGGGCGTGATCACCATCACCTCCATGGTGGGCTCCACGATGGGCCCGCCGGCCGAAAGGGAATAGGCGGTGGAGCCGGTGGGGGTGGAGATCAGCATCCCGTCGGCGTAATAGCGGCTGAGGAACTCTCCGCCTACCGAGACCGACAGTTCCACCAGACGGGTGGGCACCCGGATGTCGAAGTCGTTCAGGGCGAAGAACTCCTGGCCCTCGGTCCGGCCCCTGATGATGGCCCGCTCTTCTATCTGATACTGTCCCCGGGCCACCTGCTCCAGGCTCTGCCACATCTGGTCCTGCGAGGTCTCGGTCAAAAATCCCAGCGAGCCCAGGTTGATCCCCAGGATGGGCTTTTGCTGCTGGCCCATCAGGTGGACAGAGCGCAGCATGGTGCCGTCGCCGCCCAGGGCCAAAAGCAGTTCGCAGCTTTGGGCCACCTCGCTGTCCTCCGCGCACTGGAAGCCTTCCAGCTTGATGCCCTGCTCGATGACCGGGGCGATGCCGTGGTCCTTGAGCCAGGCCGAAAGTTCTCTAATGACGTTCTCGGCCCCGGGCCGCTGGCGGTTGTAGATTATTCCCCAGTTCTTCATTTTACGTTCCTTTTTTTCACCACCAAGACACTAAGACACCAAATTTTATACTTCTACTTTAAGTTTTTACCTTAGTGCCTTTGTGTCTTTGTGGTAGATATTAGTTAATCCGCAGAACTCAGCTCCGCCTCCGCCATCTGCACCACCTTCTGCACCGCGTCCTCCAGCGTGGTGTTCAGCCGGGCCCCGGCCGCCGCAATGTGCCCG harbors:
- a CDS encoding Ig-like domain-containing protein gives rise to the protein MKKHFYTLAALVLAVALSGCGKKATPVAPPPEGDLTPPVVTSSYPAGDTSGAFLRNRVITITFSEAMNQSSVQSAFSADGVPGKFYWLGYTVIFVPDTAFAANETVKVSITGNALDLADNGLSPAFSKWYRTSALVDITAPVVTAHQPLSVATNISISTEVRAYASEALSDWSTNSISLTDSAGTKVTGNAVLGLNDSILQFAPSSILKYNTLYTVTIDTSLRDLCWNRLQSQYSWSFRTELDTVKPMVVSVSPAAGEANVTVNTSITICFSEPMDHATAQAALSLTPAVAFSGYSWQGDTLMTATLADTLSFYRQYQVTVGTGALDLSGNSLASAGSSSFTTVRGLYVCCNSANQINLFQQNDLKPEGYLPNLTGVKQVKMSPNGNRAYVLCGGNPGQLHFLEVKNGNNDLGSISVGNAPYSLAVSGDGSRLAVSVSGDNRVVIINPNTMQKTDSFAVGNTPTGIQFSSDGLYLYVLCANSSQVERYLLSDHARIYVDIANGGEEAALTPSGGRLFATNGWVVTVIRTSDFTKEFTISNVSNYPFGLAVSPDGAHLAVSCYQENLVKIYDATATSEPAPLAQVTAGTGPKGLCYSPDGTKLYVSNSGDGTVSVISRNVNTYTLQSSQTITVGSGPWGLAVTP
- a CDS encoding NAD(+)/NADH kinase, producing the protein MKNWGIIYNRQRPGAENVIRELSAWLKDHGIAPVIEQGIKLEGFQCAEDSEVAQSCELLLALGGDGTMLRSVHLMGQQQKPILGINLGSLGFLTETSQDQMWQSLEQVARGQYQIEERAIIRGRTEGQEFFALNDFDIRVPTRLVELSVSVGGEFLSRYYADGMLISTPTGSTAYSLSAGGPIVEPTMEVMVITPICPHTLSIRPMIVPMDKTVEVTVHGKREEAIMVVDGQQRLSFKAGQQIVFEKAEIKAKLVKTQKSSFYNILRTKLKWGARGEDGK